The DNA segment TGGGATGGTAAAGTTGCTACTGCTTATAACTTGTATGCTACCCCTACTATGTTTTTACTGGATGGTGAAAATCGGATACTTGCTAAGCCAATTGATTTTAATGGACTTTTGGAGGCTGTATTAGGTTTAGAATAGTTTAGATATTTATACAAAAGCCCTTGACTACAATAAAGTAATCGGGAGTTTTTTGTACCTAGAACAAGACTCGAACCTGCACCCTTATTGAGGATTGGGAACTCAAACTAGCGTGTTTGCTATTTAGAGAATGCTGTAAGATGTTTAGCAGAGACTGTAAACTCAACTCTGTCCATAATTTAGAAATTATATTTTTGAGGATTATGGAAAAAAGAGAATTGAACCCCGAGTATATAGCTATGCGTGATATGGCACTCGAACAGTTAAAGAGCGGTAAATCCCTGACGGGTAAGGGTGGAGTTTTTGCACCCATTATAAAGGAGTTTTTGGAGAGCGCTTTGGAGGCCGAGATGGACGAGCATTTGACCTCCGAGCGGCGCTCCCAGGGCAATAAGCGCAACGGCAAGGGTAACAAAACGGTTAGATCCGAAGGCGGTAGTGTGGACATTGAACCGCCCTATGACCGCCACGGGGATTTTGAGCCCGAAATAGTAAAGAAGCGGCAGGCCGTTTTGGCAGACAGCCTTGCCCCCAAGATTATTAGCCTTTACGGCAAGGGTATGAGCCTACGTGACATCGGATCATATATCCGGGACATGTACGACGTTGAGGTTTCCCCAACCGTTTTGAGCAACATTACCGACAGGGTGATCCCACAGGTCAAGGAGTGGCAGAACCGACCCCTAGACGATGTTTACCCCATTGTTTGGATGGATGCTATGCACTACAAGGTAAGGGACGGGGGAAGGGTAGTATCGCGCGCCGTATACAATATTTTGGCTATCAACAAAAGCGGCAGGAAGGAACTCATAGGGATGTACATTTCCGAAAGCGAGGGCGCTAACTTCTGGCTGTCGGTATTGACAGACCTAAAGAGCCGCGGAGTAAAGGATATCCTGATTGCCTGTACGGATAATCTGACGGGTTTTTCACAGGCGATATTAAGCATATTCCCCGATACAGAAATTCAAAAGTGCGTGATACACCAAATTCGGAATTCGCTCAAATACGTGGTCTCCAAAGGCCAGAAAGAATTTATGAAGGACTTGAAAAAA comes from the Saccharicrinis fermentans DSM 9555 = JCM 21142 genome and includes:
- a CDS encoding IS256 family transposase, with protein sequence MEKRELNPEYIAMRDMALEQLKSGKSLTGKGGVFAPIIKEFLESALEAEMDEHLTSERRSQGNKRNGKGNKTVRSEGGSVDIEPPYDRHGDFEPEIVKKRQAVLADSLAPKIISLYGKGMSLRDIGSYIRDMYDVEVSPTVLSNITDRVIPQVKEWQNRPLDDVYPIVWMDAMHYKVRDGGRVVSRAVYNILAINKSGRKELIGMYISESEGANFWLSVLTDLKSRGVKDILIACTDNLTGFSQAILSIFPDTEIQKCVIHQIRNSLKYVVSKGQKEFMKDLKKVYQAPTKSQAESELINLEVTWGKKYPVVLRSWNDNWEELSAYFKYDAPIRKLIYTTNAVEGFHRQVRKVTKTKGAFSSDMALMKLIYLATENISKKWTQPIQNWALTAQQLCIMFEGRFVINL